ataagaaagcaaaagGAAAGAAGAGAAATTTTGCCATGTTTCCTGAGAGAGGCAACCTTCTCTCTGGCCAGCAGTCTTCGACCTCTAGTCAACTGCTTTATGAAGGGTTTCCCTGTTTTCTGGGCTCTGCTCGCTTCGTCTACGCTCCGATCCTAAATAATTGAAATACAAATTAACAAtacttcaactattttttttatctctcttatattactaattttgcattaaaactaaTGTCGTTTGACTgctaaaactatttttttgaaCGAAATGCAATAAGAATTTTGGAAGACAAATAAAAGTATCAATCTCTTTTTTCTAGCATTCCCATATCACTTTAAAATTCAAAGACAGAGAAAGAATTTGACTACATAAATTTCCAAAATGTGGTCCCTTATGTGTAGGGTGCTTAGTGGGTGGAATCATGATGCTGTAATTAAATTATCATGAGCACCAATACATTAACAAAAATCctcataaattttatttttccgtTCATTATGCAAACCTTTCGTTTCGTATATTTTACACAAGCAAAATTTATCAAAACACAACAATATACATATTATACTCACTACAAATATCTCTTCCAATAAGAGCAAAGAATTTGAAAACCCCCACCTTACTCTCAAACTCTATTTAACCACAAACCTAGCTAATCAAATAACACACACTACTACACAACTTCAAAATGAACACCTTCTCAATTCTCCTAGCTCTCTCCATCACCATCCTCCTACACTTGGCGCAATGTCACATCATTGATGAACGCACCGACATCGATCTGGTCGAGCTCGAGCTCGACCAGACTGCTCTGAAGCAGAAGCAAAGCCGCTTCCGCGTCTATTGGCACGACATCCAAAGCGGGAACCACCCTTCATCGATGCCCATAGTGAAGCCCGTTACTAAAATGGGCTTCGGGCAAGTCAACATGATCGACAACCCGCTAACCCTAGGGCCCGAACTGAGCTCGTTGGCCGTGGGAAAAGCCCAAGGGTTCTACGGGATGGCTTCACAAGAGGAGCTCGGGCTATTGATGGCTATGAACTTCTTCTTCACAACCGGGAAGTATAACGGAAGCTCCATTACTATTTTTGGAATGAATGCTGTATTTGATCATGTGAGAGAAATGCCCGTCATAGGCGGTTCTGGGCTTTTTCGGTGGGCCCGTGGCTATGTGCAGGCCCGAACCCATGATCTTGATATTAAGAGTGGGGATGCCACGGTTGAGTACACTATTTATGTGATGCACTattgattaatttaaataacaTCTTTTTCTGCAAATTATGATTAAATTATGTGGATTTTCAAAAGTGTATCTTGAGAATTTGATTTTTATTGTTTGGTGTGATATGGTTGGTGGGTAAATGCATAATGGAATTTTGTTGCCCGTTTTGCTTTAATGGagtttcttggaattttctCCTTTCTAGTAGTCCTATGCAATTATTacgtagtattttttatttatttgacctttttgtaaaaaaaagtctatatataaaaattagaaaaataaagaactacgccctccgtcccccaataaTTGTCCACTGTGAATtcaacatgagttttaagaaatataaaataaagtgattttaaaaagttagtggaataaagATCTCacctttatatattagttttataataaaatacgagtgtaatgagttagtggaatgtgagacatacTTACAATatgaaagtggacaattaatgggagACGTacgaaaataataaaagtggacaattattaGGGGGCGGAGGGGGTAAATTATATTGAAGGCAGGGTGAATAAGGAATTTAGCAATATTTTTATTATGGAGTTTTGAAATAAGATGCTATTTTGAGGAGATACTCCTTTGAGAGAGATGATCAAAGTATTACTAATATTAATtgcataactagagaataaatttCAGTCATTAGATCAAAACGATTTAGTTCacaatatgaatttaaaaacaatgagtGAACAAAAATACttttatagtgaagtatttactCCGTTAAGGATTTAGTTCACTGTAATAGCGTTTTGGTTCACTCATTCGTAGAGTAaactaaatcactcttataATAAACTAAATCGCtcttataatgaactaaatccGTGTTATCTAATTATGCATTTAAATAGTGATttccctagatcactactctactatttgaaataaaatatatctATCATCAAGCTTATGGCAAAGATTTAAGAATGCAATGTATATATTACAAAAGTTGATTAGGAGAAAGACTTAATTATTCATCATAGCGTaacaattactttttctttaagaatGCAATGTACCACAATTAATATATTACAAAAGTTGATTAGGAGAAAGACTTAATTATTCATCATAGCTTAACAATTACTTTTTCGTTAAAATTGACGTGTGTCGGCCTAAATATTGGTAATAGGCTCCAAAGTAGCGATTCAATTTACATTCCGTCCATCAAATtaactaacaaaaataaatgataaagttAAAATACCATTTGCGTTATAATATTGGGTTATCACTGTGAATCAGAGAACTATTGTTTGGAAATTGCAATTAATATGAATGGTAGG
This sequence is a window from Salvia splendens isolate huo1 chromosome 14, SspV2, whole genome shotgun sequence. Protein-coding genes within it:
- the LOC121763751 gene encoding dirigent protein 22-like, with the translated sequence MNTFSILLALSITILLHLAQCHIIDERTDIDLVELELDQTALKQKQSRFRVYWHDIQSGNHPSSMPIVKPVTKMGFGQVNMIDNPLTLGPELSSLAVGKAQGFYGMASQEELGLLMAMNFFFTTGKYNGSSITIFGMNAVFDHVREMPVIGGSGLFRWARGYVQARTHDLDIKSGDATVEYTIYVMHY